The sequence AGAGAATGTATTTGCTAACGCAATCAAAGCGATACCGTACAAAAACTTACACCCCTGTATTATTTGGTTCAGTGCGGAGATGTTgtggaaaaaatgttttaaactgGAATGTTAATTATGTCTGTACCAAATACTGATGATGAATATAAGTAGCGTGCACCCTGTGAATGAAAAATCTTAGCTAGTTTCAGATCAACCAATTAAAATGATCTTTGCGTGTTTAagctgtttcagataaacaaatcaaaatgaattaTCTACACGTTTTACACCTTAACACCTGATTTCAGATGAATCTATCACAATGAATCATGTACGTGTTTTCCGtcgtaaccacttgtttcagcTAAACCATATATATGAACCATCCTGTTTTACATCGTAATACCTGGTAGAATCACCtacagatacattgtatgttttcaaCCCTTTGCAACTGCAGTAGTAAACACTGCAATCATCCACATTTTGCAAGAAATTTCCACTGAAGAGTACATCTGTAATATTAGCATGTTTCACATACAAATAAAGTGAATTAATCACGTGATTTGCGTGAAGGCCATTCTCGTACTCATCTTTCAATATCACCCCATCATCTAGGTAAGTGACCTAGCTCTCGCCTTAAAGTTACGCAAATGTGCATGGAAGTGGAAGACGCCAGCAAGTCGATAACTTACCTGAATAATTTACACTTCCGTCTCCGTCTTTATCGGCTTTGCCTAGCATCTCTTGGACCTCTTCATCTGGAAGTGTGTCGCCATACGTAGTCAAGACGTACTTGAGTTCTTTTGTAGATATACTACCTTTCCCGTCCTTGTCGAACACGCGGAATGCGTCCCGTATCTCTTCGTCAATATCAATATCCCTTAATTTCTTTGCCATCATCGTTAAGAATTCTTCAAAATCGATTTCTCCATTGCCTAATACAATTAGATGTAAACAGATCAAAACGAATCAAATCAACACCAAATACTATCACAAGGGTAACATTAAAGCTTGTCCTTGTAGCAATGCAACACAGCTTTGTAATCAAATCGAACGGTTAACaaatgaatgctataaactattcattgaaaaataatgaataaattataaagtCATACTATTGCAGTAAGACTTTGACTACATAAAAACGGAAAATATTGTGAATTCTAACAATGTTAGTATAAATGTATCGAATACATTGGTTGTAAACAGTATATTCACATTGTCAGTGTTTAAGTATTTTCGCTCCAAAACCCATTGAACaaattttctgtttgtttgtttgtttgtttatttgtttgtttgtttgtttgtttgtttgtttgtttgtttgtaaattttggaACAACTGTACTTTTTAATACAACTTAGATGTTTAAAGTAACCAAAGTCGTAGAAAGTGATATAAAATCTCAAGTAGAACACTTTCCCTCCAAAAGCTTCTGCTCAAAATGCTCTGTTCGTATGT comes from Glandiceps talaboti chromosome 11, keGlaTala1.1, whole genome shotgun sequence and encodes:
- the LOC144442200 gene encoding calmodulin-like, producing MSSGLSDEDIAEFWEAFSLFDKNGDGTISIWELGTVMRSLGQNPTDEELQDMIKGVDEDGNGEIDFEEFLTMMAKKLRDIDIDEEIRDAFRVFDKDGKGSISTKELKYVLTTYGDTLPDEEVQEMLGKADKDGDGSVNYSEFVKNMSIDSLLKKS